A region of Vigna radiata var. radiata cultivar VC1973A unplaced genomic scaffold, Vradiata_ver6 scaffold_70, whole genome shotgun sequence DNA encodes the following proteins:
- the LOC106779926 gene encoding protein BREAST CANCER SUSCEPTIBILITY 2 homolog A isoform X2: MCSWQILSHSPNNFHWQITEQISHASPTPLPSPIPLPSMADLLLQGSPALLPSHDAGARGEERAMDETLSFSNSLFTTGSGKKVTISSRGLVRAKTLLDTIDINIQSTCKLFAFGETAAKQQLQVYEESPESKLHTVINSPSVGVLHALNNGFEERNSFKQAPIKFRTAGGRSISISSGALQRARSLLGDPDVGDLFEGGDASDSVFSFPLKPQTDAAAPSDYSTHVVHRVASDSNFKTKSFTFPIKSSRQRGLSTKFPCEGDGINLTKKFDAVGEESDCGRKSTDASLNCFSSKEDTPGVAIRRALADVSNTINTDTTNNRQAASGKRRLGLSVTVSPFKKPRSSNSPAPLEEDVGKSPHDLSQLSSDISECKGEVSTRYPFHYPRVYIKDYFVGPPMEKRVCFPNLSRQVTSVNAEKYVFHKGSGDNGIGAEAFVHLLALHGASMHFATKEWVRNHYKWIVWKLACYERYYPAGSAGKFFTVSNVLEELKYRYEREVNHGHRSTIKKILEGDALSSSMMILCISNIHSSNIVESGTCFETKSGAQKTEAVKIELTDGWYSMNAILDVPLSKQHAAGRLFVGQKLRLSGAGLCGWNGPVSPLEVSSTVSLLLHINGTYRAHWAERLGFCNVAGPPLAFNCIKGNGGLIPQTLAGITRIYPILYKERLSSGRSVVMSEKMENKMTELYNQRRSAVVDGIISEYQKESSYLNYDSESEGAKIYNMLETAEEPEFLMADMSAEQLNSFAAYKAKLNAIRQSEKEKSIEKALKDAGLGHREVTPFMKLRVVGLTYKTRQDKPKEGIVTIWNPTEKQRLELVEGGAYSIAGLMPSSSDFDILHLHARGSSTKWWPLSSNAREQFRPFFRSRKSTPLSSLGDIPVSDEFDIAAYIVHVGGVYTSNQHQKQWVFVTDGSIMNGLKSEKLINSLLAICFCSPLIDHDSSFPLISCNLAGSTVGFCNLIKKEKDHTNNIWVADANENSAYYLNFDSSNCSHLRNAASSIRRWADNSSLIIEKLKEKVLYVVGDDCKA, encoded by the exons GCTCACCCGCTCTTCTTCCTTCCCACGACGCCGGTGCGCGAG GTGAAGAGCGTGCAATGGATGAAACCCTCAGCTTCTCGAATTCGCTTTTTACGACAGGCTCTGGGAAAAAAGTGACCATATCTTCTAGAGGTCTGGTTCGAGCAAAGACATTGCTGGATACCATTGATATTAATATCCAAAGTACATGTAAATTGTTTGCATTTGGCGAAACAGCCGCAAAGCAACAACTACAAGTATATGAAGAATCACCTGAATCGAAGCTGCATACAGTTATCAACAGTCCTTCTGTTGGTGTTCTTCATGCATTAAATAATGGTTTTGAGGAAAGGAATTCATTCAAGCAAGCTCCGATTAAATTTCGCACTGCCGGTGGAAGATCTATATCCATTTCGAGTGGCGCGCTGCAGCGAGCTCGGAGCCTTCTCGGTGATCCGGATGTCGGAGATTTGTTTGAAGGAGGGGATGCCAGTGATTCAGTCTTCTCATTTCCTTTGAAGCCGCAAACCGACGCTGCTGCTCCTAGTGATTATAGTACTCATGTGGTTCACCGGGTGGCATCAGATAGCAATTTTAAGACGAAGAGTTTTACTTTCCCCATAAAGTCTTCTAGGCAAAGAGGATTGTCAACCAAGTTTCCTTGTGAAGGTGATGGGATTAACTTGACCAAGAAGTTTGATGCTGTTGGGGAAGAGAGTGATTGCGGCAGGAAAAGTACCGATGCTTCATtgaattgtttttcttcaaaagaagATACACCGGGTGTGGCAATACGCAGGGCATTGGCTGATGTTTCAAATACCATTAACACGGATACAACAAACAATAGGCAAGCTGCTAGTGGAAAACGGAGACTAGGGTTGTCTGTAACTGTTTCTCCCTTTAAAAAGCCACGCAGTTCCAACTCTCCGGCTCCTTTAGAGGAGGATGTTGGAAAATCTCCTCATG ATTTGTCTCAATTGTCCTCTGATATCTCGGAATGCAAAGGAGAGGTTTCTACCCGATATCCATTTCACTATCCAAGGGTGTACATCAAGGATTATTTTGTTGGGCCTCCAATGGAAAAGAGAGTG TGTTTTCCCAACCTGAGTAGACAGGTGACATCAGTTAATGCGGAAAAGTACGTGTTTCATAAAGGATCTGGTGATAATGGCATAGGAGCAGAAGCTTTTGTTCATCTATTGGCTCTCCATGGAGCTTCCATGCATTTTGCAACTAAAGA GTGGGTTAGAAATCATTACAAGTGGATTGTCTGGAAATTGGCATGCTATGAGAGATACTACCCAGCTGGTTCAGCTGGAAAATTTTTTACTGTATCGAATGTGCTTGAGGAACTGAAGTACAG ATATGAAAGAGAAGTGAATCATGGCCACCGGTCTACCATCAAGAAAATTCTCGAAGGGGATGCGTTGTCTTCATCAATGATGATTCTATGCATTTCAAATATTCATTCTAGTAATATAGTAGAAAGTGGGACTTGTTTTGAGACAAAATCTGGGGCTCAGAAAACAGAAGCGGTGAAAATTGAACTAACTGATGGATG GTATTCAATGAATGCTATTTTAGATGTCCCATTGTCAAAGCAACATGCTGCTGGAAGATTGTTTGTGGGACAGAAGCTCCGA CTCTCAGGAGCAGGATTATGTGGCTGGAATGGGCCAGTTTCACCCCTTGAG GTGTCGTCAACAGTTAGTTTATTGCTGCACATAAATGGAACGTATAGAGCTCACTGGGCAGAACGGTTAGGATTCT GTAACGTTGCCGGTCCTCCTTTGGCTTTTAATTGCATAAAAGGAAATGGTGGTCTAATACCCCAAACATTGGCTGGAATTACTCGCATATATCCCATTCTTTACAAGGAAAG GTTAAGCAGTGGACGGTCTGTTGTCATGTCAGAGAAGATGGAGAATAAAATGACAGAGTTGTACAATCAGAG ACGCTCTGCTGTTGTAGATGGCATCATTTCTGAGTATCAGAAGGAAAGTTCGTACCTTAATTATGACAGTGAGAGTGAAGGTGCTAAGATTTATAACATGCTCGAGACAGCGGAAGAACCTGAATTCCTAATGGCAGATATGAGTGCAGAGCAGCTTAATTCTTTTGCTGCGTATAAGGCCAAACTAAAT GCAATCAGACAGtcagaaaaggaaaaatcaatAGAAAAAGCTTTGAAAGATGCTGGCTTGGGACATAGAGAAGTCACGCCATTTATGAAGTTACGAGTAGTTGGCTTAACTTATAAAACTCGACAAGACAAACCTAAAGAAGGCATAGTAACAATCTGGAATCCCACTGAGAAGCAG CGTCTGGAGTTGGTGGAAGGAGGAGCATATTCCATTGCAGGACTCATGCCATCAAGTTCTGATTTTGATATCCTTCACTTGCATGCTAGAGGATCTAGTACCAAATGGTGGCCTTTATCTTCTAATGCAAGAGAACAGTTTAG GCCATTTTTTCGCAGTAGAAAATCGACCCCGTTATCAAGTTTGGGTGACATCCCTGTTTCCGA CGAGTTTGACATTGCTGCGTATATTGTGCATGTGGGAGGAGTTTATACATCAAATCAGCATCAGAAGCAATGGGTTTTTGTGACTGATGGATCCATCATGAATGGTTTAAAGTCGGAAAAGTTAATCAACTCCTTGCTTGCTATCTGCTTTTGCTCTCCATTGATTGATCATGATTCATCATTTCCACTAATCAGCTGCAACCTTGCAGGATCTACG GTTGGTTTTTGTAATcttataaaaaaggaaaaggaccATACAAACAACATCTGGGTTGCTGATGCTAACGAAAACTCTgcttattatttgaattttgattccTCAAACTGTTCTCACCTCAGAAATGCTGCCAGCTCCATCAGAAGATGGGCAGACAATTCTAGTTTG ATAATAGAGAAACTGAAGGAAAAGGTGTTGTATGTGGTTGGTGATGACTGTAAAGCATAG
- the LOC106779926 gene encoding protein BREAST CANCER SUSCEPTIBILITY 2 homolog A isoform X1: MCSWQILSHSPNNFHWQITEQISHASPTPLPSPIPLPSMADLLLQGSPALLPSHDAGARGEERAMDETLSFSNSLFTTGSGKKVTISSRGLVRAKTLLDTIDINIQSTCKLFAFGETAAKQQLQVYEESPESKLHTVINSPSVGVLHALNNGFEERNSFKQAPIKFRTAGGRSISISSGALQRARSLLGDPDVGDLFEGGDASDSVFSFPLKPQTDAAAPSDYSTHVVHRVASDSNFKTKSFTFPIKSSRQRGLSTKFPCEGDGINLTKKFDAVGEESDCGRKSTDASLNCFSSKEDTPGVAIRRALADVSNTINTDTTNNRQAASGKRRLGLSVTVSPFKKPRSSNSPAPLEEDVGKSPHDLSQLSSDISECKGEVSTRYPFHYPRVYIKDYFVGPPMEKRVCFPNLSRQVTSVNAEKYVFHKGSGDNGIGAEAFVHLLALHGASMHFATKEWVRNHYKWIVWKLACYERYYPAGSAGKFFTVSNVLEELKYRYEREVNHGHRSTIKKILEGDALSSSMMILCISNIHSSNIVESGTCFETKSGAQKTEAVKIELTDGWYSMNAILDVPLSKQHAAGRLFVGQKLRLSGAGLCGWNGPVSPLEVSSTVSLLLHINGTYRAHWAERLGFCNVAGPPLAFNCIKGNGGLIPQTLAGITRIYPILYKERLSSGRSVVMSEKMENKMTELYNQRRSAVVDGIISEYQKESSYLNYDSESEGAKIYNMLETAEEPEFLMADMSAEQLNSFAAYKAKLNAIRQSEKEKSIEKALKDAGLGHREVTPFMKLRVVGLTYKTRQDKPKEGIVTIWNPTEKQVRLRLELVEGGAYSIAGLMPSSSDFDILHLHARGSSTKWWPLSSNAREQFRPFFRSRKSTPLSSLGDIPVSDEFDIAAYIVHVGGVYTSNQHQKQWVFVTDGSIMNGLKSEKLINSLLAICFCSPLIDHDSSFPLISCNLAGSTVGFCNLIKKEKDHTNNIWVADANENSAYYLNFDSSNCSHLRNAASSIRRWADNSSLIIEKLKEKVLYVVGDDCKA, from the exons GCTCACCCGCTCTTCTTCCTTCCCACGACGCCGGTGCGCGAG GTGAAGAGCGTGCAATGGATGAAACCCTCAGCTTCTCGAATTCGCTTTTTACGACAGGCTCTGGGAAAAAAGTGACCATATCTTCTAGAGGTCTGGTTCGAGCAAAGACATTGCTGGATACCATTGATATTAATATCCAAAGTACATGTAAATTGTTTGCATTTGGCGAAACAGCCGCAAAGCAACAACTACAAGTATATGAAGAATCACCTGAATCGAAGCTGCATACAGTTATCAACAGTCCTTCTGTTGGTGTTCTTCATGCATTAAATAATGGTTTTGAGGAAAGGAATTCATTCAAGCAAGCTCCGATTAAATTTCGCACTGCCGGTGGAAGATCTATATCCATTTCGAGTGGCGCGCTGCAGCGAGCTCGGAGCCTTCTCGGTGATCCGGATGTCGGAGATTTGTTTGAAGGAGGGGATGCCAGTGATTCAGTCTTCTCATTTCCTTTGAAGCCGCAAACCGACGCTGCTGCTCCTAGTGATTATAGTACTCATGTGGTTCACCGGGTGGCATCAGATAGCAATTTTAAGACGAAGAGTTTTACTTTCCCCATAAAGTCTTCTAGGCAAAGAGGATTGTCAACCAAGTTTCCTTGTGAAGGTGATGGGATTAACTTGACCAAGAAGTTTGATGCTGTTGGGGAAGAGAGTGATTGCGGCAGGAAAAGTACCGATGCTTCATtgaattgtttttcttcaaaagaagATACACCGGGTGTGGCAATACGCAGGGCATTGGCTGATGTTTCAAATACCATTAACACGGATACAACAAACAATAGGCAAGCTGCTAGTGGAAAACGGAGACTAGGGTTGTCTGTAACTGTTTCTCCCTTTAAAAAGCCACGCAGTTCCAACTCTCCGGCTCCTTTAGAGGAGGATGTTGGAAAATCTCCTCATG ATTTGTCTCAATTGTCCTCTGATATCTCGGAATGCAAAGGAGAGGTTTCTACCCGATATCCATTTCACTATCCAAGGGTGTACATCAAGGATTATTTTGTTGGGCCTCCAATGGAAAAGAGAGTG TGTTTTCCCAACCTGAGTAGACAGGTGACATCAGTTAATGCGGAAAAGTACGTGTTTCATAAAGGATCTGGTGATAATGGCATAGGAGCAGAAGCTTTTGTTCATCTATTGGCTCTCCATGGAGCTTCCATGCATTTTGCAACTAAAGA GTGGGTTAGAAATCATTACAAGTGGATTGTCTGGAAATTGGCATGCTATGAGAGATACTACCCAGCTGGTTCAGCTGGAAAATTTTTTACTGTATCGAATGTGCTTGAGGAACTGAAGTACAG ATATGAAAGAGAAGTGAATCATGGCCACCGGTCTACCATCAAGAAAATTCTCGAAGGGGATGCGTTGTCTTCATCAATGATGATTCTATGCATTTCAAATATTCATTCTAGTAATATAGTAGAAAGTGGGACTTGTTTTGAGACAAAATCTGGGGCTCAGAAAACAGAAGCGGTGAAAATTGAACTAACTGATGGATG GTATTCAATGAATGCTATTTTAGATGTCCCATTGTCAAAGCAACATGCTGCTGGAAGATTGTTTGTGGGACAGAAGCTCCGA CTCTCAGGAGCAGGATTATGTGGCTGGAATGGGCCAGTTTCACCCCTTGAG GTGTCGTCAACAGTTAGTTTATTGCTGCACATAAATGGAACGTATAGAGCTCACTGGGCAGAACGGTTAGGATTCT GTAACGTTGCCGGTCCTCCTTTGGCTTTTAATTGCATAAAAGGAAATGGTGGTCTAATACCCCAAACATTGGCTGGAATTACTCGCATATATCCCATTCTTTACAAGGAAAG GTTAAGCAGTGGACGGTCTGTTGTCATGTCAGAGAAGATGGAGAATAAAATGACAGAGTTGTACAATCAGAG ACGCTCTGCTGTTGTAGATGGCATCATTTCTGAGTATCAGAAGGAAAGTTCGTACCTTAATTATGACAGTGAGAGTGAAGGTGCTAAGATTTATAACATGCTCGAGACAGCGGAAGAACCTGAATTCCTAATGGCAGATATGAGTGCAGAGCAGCTTAATTCTTTTGCTGCGTATAAGGCCAAACTAAAT GCAATCAGACAGtcagaaaaggaaaaatcaatAGAAAAAGCTTTGAAAGATGCTGGCTTGGGACATAGAGAAGTCACGCCATTTATGAAGTTACGAGTAGTTGGCTTAACTTATAAAACTCGACAAGACAAACCTAAAGAAGGCATAGTAACAATCTGGAATCCCACTGAGAAGCAGGTGAGGTTG CGTCTGGAGTTGGTGGAAGGAGGAGCATATTCCATTGCAGGACTCATGCCATCAAGTTCTGATTTTGATATCCTTCACTTGCATGCTAGAGGATCTAGTACCAAATGGTGGCCTTTATCTTCTAATGCAAGAGAACAGTTTAG GCCATTTTTTCGCAGTAGAAAATCGACCCCGTTATCAAGTTTGGGTGACATCCCTGTTTCCGA CGAGTTTGACATTGCTGCGTATATTGTGCATGTGGGAGGAGTTTATACATCAAATCAGCATCAGAAGCAATGGGTTTTTGTGACTGATGGATCCATCATGAATGGTTTAAAGTCGGAAAAGTTAATCAACTCCTTGCTTGCTATCTGCTTTTGCTCTCCATTGATTGATCATGATTCATCATTTCCACTAATCAGCTGCAACCTTGCAGGATCTACG GTTGGTTTTTGTAATcttataaaaaaggaaaaggaccATACAAACAACATCTGGGTTGCTGATGCTAACGAAAACTCTgcttattatttgaattttgattccTCAAACTGTTCTCACCTCAGAAATGCTGCCAGCTCCATCAGAAGATGGGCAGACAATTCTAGTTTG ATAATAGAGAAACTGAAGGAAAAGGTGTTGTATGTGGTTGGTGATGACTGTAAAGCATAG
- the LOC106779926 gene encoding protein BREAST CANCER SUSCEPTIBILITY 2 homolog A isoform X3, translating to MCSWQILSHSPNNFHWQITEQISHASPTPLPSPIPLPSMADLLLQGSPALLPSHDAGARGEERAMDETLSFSNSLFTTGSGKKVTISSRGLVRAKTLLDTIDINIQSTCKLFAFGETAAKQQLQVYEESPESKLHTVINSPSVGVLHALNNGFEERNSFKQAPIKFRTAGGRSISISSGALQRARSLLGDPDVGDLFEGGDASDSVFSFPLKPQTDAAAPSDYSTHVVHRVASDSNFKTKSFTFPIKSSRQRGLSTKFPCEGDGINLTKKFDAVGEESDCGRKSTDASLNCFSSKEDTPGVAIRRALADVSNTINTDTTNNRQAASGKRRLGLSVTVSPFKKPRSSNSPAPLEEDVGKSPHDLSQLSSDISECKGEVSTRYPFHYPRVYIKDYFVGPPMEKRVCFPNLSRQVTSVNAEKYVFHKGSGDNGIGAEAFVHLLALHGASMHFATKEWVRNHYKWIVWKLACYERYYPAGSAGKFFTVSNVLEELKYRYEREVNHGHRSTIKKILEGDALSSSMMILCISNIHSSNIVESGTCFETKSGAQKTEAVKIELTDGWYSMNAILDVPLSKQHAAGRLFVGQKLRLSGAGLCGWNGPVSPLEVSSTVSLLLHINGTYRAHWAERLGFCNVAGPPLAFNCIKGNGGLIPQTLAGITRIYPILYKERLSSGRSVVMSEKMENKMTELYNQRRSAVVDGIISEYQKESSYLNYDSESEGAKIYNMLETAEEPEFLMADMSAEQLNSFAAYKAKLNAIRQSEKEKSIEKALKDAGLGHREVTPFMKLRVVGLTYKTRQDKPKEGIVTIWNPTEKQVRLRLELVEGGAYSIAGLMPSSSDFDILHLHARGSSTKWWPLSSNAREQFRYLTIITRRKKKNFRLAIFWRV from the exons GCTCACCCGCTCTTCTTCCTTCCCACGACGCCGGTGCGCGAG GTGAAGAGCGTGCAATGGATGAAACCCTCAGCTTCTCGAATTCGCTTTTTACGACAGGCTCTGGGAAAAAAGTGACCATATCTTCTAGAGGTCTGGTTCGAGCAAAGACATTGCTGGATACCATTGATATTAATATCCAAAGTACATGTAAATTGTTTGCATTTGGCGAAACAGCCGCAAAGCAACAACTACAAGTATATGAAGAATCACCTGAATCGAAGCTGCATACAGTTATCAACAGTCCTTCTGTTGGTGTTCTTCATGCATTAAATAATGGTTTTGAGGAAAGGAATTCATTCAAGCAAGCTCCGATTAAATTTCGCACTGCCGGTGGAAGATCTATATCCATTTCGAGTGGCGCGCTGCAGCGAGCTCGGAGCCTTCTCGGTGATCCGGATGTCGGAGATTTGTTTGAAGGAGGGGATGCCAGTGATTCAGTCTTCTCATTTCCTTTGAAGCCGCAAACCGACGCTGCTGCTCCTAGTGATTATAGTACTCATGTGGTTCACCGGGTGGCATCAGATAGCAATTTTAAGACGAAGAGTTTTACTTTCCCCATAAAGTCTTCTAGGCAAAGAGGATTGTCAACCAAGTTTCCTTGTGAAGGTGATGGGATTAACTTGACCAAGAAGTTTGATGCTGTTGGGGAAGAGAGTGATTGCGGCAGGAAAAGTACCGATGCTTCATtgaattgtttttcttcaaaagaagATACACCGGGTGTGGCAATACGCAGGGCATTGGCTGATGTTTCAAATACCATTAACACGGATACAACAAACAATAGGCAAGCTGCTAGTGGAAAACGGAGACTAGGGTTGTCTGTAACTGTTTCTCCCTTTAAAAAGCCACGCAGTTCCAACTCTCCGGCTCCTTTAGAGGAGGATGTTGGAAAATCTCCTCATG ATTTGTCTCAATTGTCCTCTGATATCTCGGAATGCAAAGGAGAGGTTTCTACCCGATATCCATTTCACTATCCAAGGGTGTACATCAAGGATTATTTTGTTGGGCCTCCAATGGAAAAGAGAGTG TGTTTTCCCAACCTGAGTAGACAGGTGACATCAGTTAATGCGGAAAAGTACGTGTTTCATAAAGGATCTGGTGATAATGGCATAGGAGCAGAAGCTTTTGTTCATCTATTGGCTCTCCATGGAGCTTCCATGCATTTTGCAACTAAAGA GTGGGTTAGAAATCATTACAAGTGGATTGTCTGGAAATTGGCATGCTATGAGAGATACTACCCAGCTGGTTCAGCTGGAAAATTTTTTACTGTATCGAATGTGCTTGAGGAACTGAAGTACAG ATATGAAAGAGAAGTGAATCATGGCCACCGGTCTACCATCAAGAAAATTCTCGAAGGGGATGCGTTGTCTTCATCAATGATGATTCTATGCATTTCAAATATTCATTCTAGTAATATAGTAGAAAGTGGGACTTGTTTTGAGACAAAATCTGGGGCTCAGAAAACAGAAGCGGTGAAAATTGAACTAACTGATGGATG GTATTCAATGAATGCTATTTTAGATGTCCCATTGTCAAAGCAACATGCTGCTGGAAGATTGTTTGTGGGACAGAAGCTCCGA CTCTCAGGAGCAGGATTATGTGGCTGGAATGGGCCAGTTTCACCCCTTGAG GTGTCGTCAACAGTTAGTTTATTGCTGCACATAAATGGAACGTATAGAGCTCACTGGGCAGAACGGTTAGGATTCT GTAACGTTGCCGGTCCTCCTTTGGCTTTTAATTGCATAAAAGGAAATGGTGGTCTAATACCCCAAACATTGGCTGGAATTACTCGCATATATCCCATTCTTTACAAGGAAAG GTTAAGCAGTGGACGGTCTGTTGTCATGTCAGAGAAGATGGAGAATAAAATGACAGAGTTGTACAATCAGAG ACGCTCTGCTGTTGTAGATGGCATCATTTCTGAGTATCAGAAGGAAAGTTCGTACCTTAATTATGACAGTGAGAGTGAAGGTGCTAAGATTTATAACATGCTCGAGACAGCGGAAGAACCTGAATTCCTAATGGCAGATATGAGTGCAGAGCAGCTTAATTCTTTTGCTGCGTATAAGGCCAAACTAAAT GCAATCAGACAGtcagaaaaggaaaaatcaatAGAAAAAGCTTTGAAAGATGCTGGCTTGGGACATAGAGAAGTCACGCCATTTATGAAGTTACGAGTAGTTGGCTTAACTTATAAAACTCGACAAGACAAACCTAAAGAAGGCATAGTAACAATCTGGAATCCCACTGAGAAGCAGGTGAGGTTG CGTCTGGAGTTGGTGGAAGGAGGAGCATATTCCATTGCAGGACTCATGCCATCAAGTTCTGATTTTGATATCCTTCACTTGCATGCTAGAGGATCTAGTACCAAATGGTGGCCTTTATCTTCTAATGCAAGAGAACAGTTTAGGTATCTAACAATCATaacaaggagaaaaaaaaagaattttcgCTTGGCTATATTCTGG CGAGTTTGA